A single region of the Paramicrobacterium fandaimingii genome encodes:
- a CDS encoding ABC transporter permease, whose protein sequence is MIRFVFTRIALLAVGLLVASALIFVTLRVLPGDVAQVIAGTDGTPDQVRAIRESLGLDQPLPAQYVDWLAGILTGDLGRSMLTGATVSSELLEKSQVTIPLALLALAIALIIAIPLGILSALKHRSVTGSALSMVSQAIAAVPVVWAGMLLVVVFAVGLGWFPPQGFPRAGWDEPARALYSLLLPALTIGVVEGAVLLRFIRSAALEALGQDYVRTAAAKGLTRTRALITHGMPNVALTVVSVLALQIAGLLVGAVIIEQLFNLPGIGRMLVTDVGNRDLEKVQGDVLVMTGLVLVIGTAVDIVARVIDPRQRESAA, encoded by the coding sequence GTGATTCGATTCGTCTTCACTCGCATTGCCCTTCTCGCGGTGGGGCTGCTCGTTGCGAGCGCACTGATCTTCGTGACGCTTCGTGTGCTGCCAGGGGACGTCGCGCAGGTCATCGCGGGAACCGACGGAACTCCGGATCAGGTGCGGGCGATTCGAGAGTCGCTCGGGCTCGATCAGCCGCTGCCTGCGCAGTACGTCGACTGGCTTGCGGGCATCCTGACCGGAGACCTTGGCCGGTCAATGCTGACGGGAGCCACTGTGTCGTCCGAGCTTCTCGAGAAATCGCAGGTGACGATTCCGCTTGCTCTGCTCGCGTTGGCGATCGCGCTTATCATTGCAATTCCGCTCGGAATCCTCTCTGCACTCAAGCACCGCAGCGTCACCGGCTCTGCTCTGAGCATGGTGTCGCAGGCGATCGCCGCGGTTCCCGTGGTGTGGGCAGGAATGCTGCTCGTCGTGGTGTTCGCCGTCGGGCTCGGCTGGTTTCCCCCACAGGGGTTTCCTCGTGCGGGATGGGACGAGCCGGCGCGAGCGCTGTATTCGCTTCTGCTTCCCGCTCTCACGATCGGCGTTGTCGAAGGCGCGGTGCTTCTTCGTTTCATCCGATCTGCGGCGCTCGAGGCACTTGGGCAGGACTACGTGCGAACGGCGGCGGCCAAAGGGCTCACCCGCACGCGAGCGCTGATCACGCACGGCATGCCCAACGTCGCGCTCACCGTGGTCTCGGTGCTCGCCCTACAGATTGCCGGGCTGCTCGTCGGCGCGGTGATCATCGAACAGCTCTTCAATCTGCCCGGCATCGGGCGGATGCTGGTGACCGACGTCGGCAATCGCGACCTCGAGAAGGTGCAGGGAGATGTGCTCGTGATGACCGGTCTCGTGCTCGTGATCGGCACGGCCGTCGACATCGTCGCGCGTGTCATCGACCCGCGGCAGAGGGAGTCGGCGGCATGA